TTATGCTTCGGATGATTTTCTGCGCGTCATGATTATTGCTAAAAATCTCTATAAACTGTCAAACGGAGCATGGGACGGCACTATAATGCCGATTGTTGATTTGTGGGGCTTTGGCAGCAAGGAAAAAAAAAGAAATATTCCTGAAAACAAAGAAGTAGACAGGCTTTTACCCGAGATTTGTTTCGAGCATATTGAGATTCTTGAAAACAGATATCTTGTTAAAAAAAAGGTTCCGATATCTGTTGATCTTGCATCCATAGCAAAAGGGTACGCTGTTGATCAAATTGCGGAACTAATTAAAACAAGCGGGATACAAGACTTTATCGTGGAGATCGGTGGCGAGGTATATGCTTCGGGCTTCAGGGAAGATGGCAAGCTTTGGAGGGTCGGAATCAACAGGCCTGATAAAGATGCCCCTTTTGATCAGGCGCATAAGATTGTGGCCTTACATAACAGAGCTCTTGCAACGAGCGGTGATTACAGAAATTTTTTTGAAATAGACGGCAAAAGCTATTCACATGTATTTAATCCAAAAACAGGCTATCCTGTTTCCAGGAGTGTTGCAGGCGCTTCAGTTCTTGCGGACAGATGCGCATTTGCAGATGGTCTT
This genomic window from Anaerolineae bacterium contains:
- a CDS encoding FAD:protein FMN transferase, which codes for MKTSVQLILLVIWFLWPAGYGVAQETLISGKTMGTTYHVKVVLGHSAKAEGLKERIDIRLKEINQSMSTFIKDSEISRFNRLSLVGERFYASDDFLRVMIIAKNLYKLSNGAWDGTIMPIVDLWGFGSKEKKRNIPENKEVDRLLPEICFEHIEILENRYLVKKKVPISVDLASIAKGYAVDQIAELIKTSGIQDFIVEIGGEVYASGFREDGKLWRVGINRPDKDAPFDQAHKIVALHNRALATSGDYRNFFEIDGKSYSHVFNPKTGYPVSRSVAGASVLADRCAFADGLATALMVMGVEKGLQLVNTIDGVECLIVVCEKDRTLTDHCSQGFILTTN